The DNA sequence AGAGCAGTTGCTGTGTGAGCAGTAAAAGCCTTCAAAGTTTATTTCCCATCTTAAAGAAATGTATTCCTGATAAAGACTTGGACTGTGTTTATCATTTTAGCTTGTGCTATTTGCATCTGTAGGACAGCATTATCTCTGTGATAAGAGAATCAAATTAGGTTGGTGAAGGAAGATACCGGTTGTATTGTGACCTCTTACAGTATGAATTTGGTTATATTCTCTTCTGTCTCAACTCTAGGTAGCCAAGTTAAAAAGGAGGTTGCTGACTTCTGACCTGTTTAAATGAGCTGCCGGATGCTTACTGGGACACCGTTCAAACCAGGATAGAATCTAGTGTTCAGGCCACTTGAAAAGGAATGTATGAATactgaatgagaaaaagaaaacgatcaaaagagaaaaaggaagaatgAAATAGAGAACAACTTCTGACAATTTCATCTTGTTACTGGAGCTTGGCTGAGAgaacacatacaaaacaacagGTAGCTTCATGTCTGCAACCCAGAGACAGTTTTACCTCCTAACACATTCTCACTTCTTTCATCGTGGCGGGGGTCTACCTCAGGCcgtaaatgacagaaatgtctGGACAATTCAAATGGACAAACAAAGCCAACACAGCTTGGCAAAGTAGTACAGTGATACTGTTTTCACAGTGCCCGCCACCCTCCCATGCCCCCAAGTCTGTCTCTTagtccccccccaccccccccgtGTGTCAGTCCGGCCTGGGGCTGAGGGGCTGTTATCTGCTTTGAGTCTGGGGCACCAGGCTGCCATTGTGGCCACGGCCACCGACCTGAGGGTGCTGGGCCAgggaggaggacgaggaagcagaggaggaggatgggacTGAGGGTCTGTGGGATGAGGCTGCAGAGCCCCCTGGGCGCTGGCTTTGGTGTTGGTGGGGCCTGCTGTTGCCCCCTTTAATGTGCCCGCGGGCAGAGGGCTCCTGCTGCAGATTGAGGATGCTGTCGATGGCGCACTGCAGGTGTTCCTTCAGAGAGTCGTCTGGAGGGCTGCTGCTGGAGAAGCTGGCGTTATCCATGTCGGGGGAGTCTGACTTGCAGCGTTTGGCAGGAAGCAAAGAGTCTCGTGTTAAGGAGGACTCTGGAGAGGGAGGCCCAGGGGCATGCTGGTCCATTCTGAATGTCCCGGCTGccctctgtctgttttttcctttcGCCCTCTTGTATTTACTTACATCTGTCTCTTGGTCTGTGTGTTCCTCCCCTCTCCCTTTTGCCCCCTCCCTGTCCATAAGCTGTGGGAGATGATGGTGTTGTGTGGTTTTGATACCATGGTTAAACACCTCGTCCACGTCGTCCAGCCCCTGCACTGCACTCCCTAAGCGGCACGTTTCGTGGCTTGACCCCGTGTGAGGATGCAAGGCCTCCCTGCCTCTTTTCTCCACCTTCACGCTGGCTATCACTGTCCGCTCTGAGGGAGAAGATGAGCCCTCGTGCCTGGGGGGTGACAGCGTGGGTCTAGGGTAGGACACGCTCTCGTCTCCTCCCCCCGGGACACCAGGTCTGACCCGGGGACTTATGTTTTCCCGGTAGGTTTTTCGAAGGGGGAGGCGACAGGTGGTCTGTGAGGGAGTGGCAGTGGAGGCAGGATTGTGTTTGACCCCGCCCGCGTCATGGTGATCCAACGTCCCGTTCATTTGAgtggacgaggaggaggaggaggaggaggaggagaaggaagtgGACGACGACCAAGTATGAGAGGAAGAGGTAGAGGAAGATGGGGCAGCACTAGGGGGAACGTTACCTCTTAGTGGCGGGTTAGACTGGGTGGTTGCTGTTGTGACTGATGAGGACGAAGAAGCAGTGCATATGGGTGACTGAGTTCTGATGACGCTAGTAGGAGGGGTTGATAAAGGGTAGGACTTTGGGTGCGGTACAGTAGCTTCAGGCTGAGTTTGAGATATGGACTGGCTGCTCTGCTGAGGTTGAGGTGTGTGCACTGGGTCTAAGGCAGTGTTGTGGACCACCTTACTGAACCCCGTTTGATCCTGCTTGATCTTCAGCTTCAAGCCTATTCTCCTGCGAGCCTCGTAGGTCTTGATAGGTGGTTTGCTGGTTCGCTGTGGGAGAGCGTCGTCATCGTCGGCCACTTGAGAGttgaaggaagaggaggaggaggagagggaggacgATGCTGCTGGAGTACGGCTGAAGGTGGAGGAGCTCTGGCTGATGGGTTCGGCCACCAGCCTGGTGGCTGCAGCTGGAGGTGTGGGGCAGCTGCTGGACCAGGACACAGAGGCTCCGCCTCCACCCTGCTTTATTACCAGTTTTGTCGGGGGGAAAGGGGTGGTTGAAGGGGCGGCGGGAGGTGGTGGAGCAGGAGCTGGGGTGGGTGTAGTGGGAGGATTCGGGGTGACGTTTGGAAGAGGGGCTGGGGCAGGAGCTGCCGGTTCTGGAGCAGGGCCAGCGggggcggcggcagcagcagcggctACACCCCCGGTTACTGAGGTGGGCTCAGCAGAAGGTGatttctgttgtgatgaaaTTACACTCTCCAACATGCGTGCGTTTGCCATAAACTCCTCTgcaattaaataaacaaaattatatCATTAGCCTACAACTAATTTAGATCAagacaaccaaaaaaaacaatgtatggTCACAGACAGGGGTAGAGTACCTGGTCTCTCCTTGGCCAAAATCCTGTCCTGACTTAATGCAATCTTCTCCTCCTGAATGAACATCCGGTCAATCATCACCATCTCAGCCGAGGGGCCCATTCTCTGCTCAGGTTCAAACACCAAAAGCCATCAGTTCAATATCAATTCAAGACAAAGGGGGCAAAAAGAAGGCCTATCGTGACAATGCTAGTTTATAAACTTACCTTTGACTCTGTAAAGAGCAGGTAGCGATATTTATCCAGCATAGCCTGGGTCCTTTtcagcagctggcaggagaCCCTCTCAAATTCATCATCCACTGTGCACAAAAGAACCAAAATGTTCATGAGGATCaaaaattaggaaaaaaaaaggtataaacCTTTATATCTGCTGCACTGGAGCCTATTAATTACCTCTTTGATAGTCTTGAGAAGAGTTGGCAGTTCCCTGGTAGAGATGGTAAGGCAGCAATCTGTGCAGTGTGTCCTCAACAGAGTGGAAAGGAGCACTGTAGTTTGGGTGAAGCACTGAACCTTGCTGTTTCCTCAGCTGTTCTAGCATCCTGTGGTTAGGAGTGCATAAGGAAATACTATTTACAAAAATGACATTATGAGACACTGAAAATAAGCCGTTCACATGCTTGCGGCACACACCTCGCTTCTTTGCTGGGCTCTGCACTGAAAGGCATCTTCATTGTCGTCTGTGATGTGAGCAAACAGATGAAAACCAGTGATTAAAACATTCAGGCTGAAGCTTAAACACTGGAGGAAGTTTTGTAGGACCTCACTATCATATACCTGAGTTTGTACTGGAGCAGGGGGCTGTGGAGCAGGCATTTGAGTCAGACTAGTTCCTAACACCTGTATCTGCATCCCACCTTTCCCCAGAGTCATCCCACCAACTGAGCTGATCACTCCTGGCTTTGGCTGAACCTTTAggggaaatggaaaaaaaatgttagaaacTGACAAAATACTTGAAATGAACATGTTTAAAAGACTATCACCATGAAATTCAGAATTACATGAAGGGAAATCATAGAGCAGccagcacacaacacacaataacCACCGTCCATGTCATCTGAGGAACTGGCTTTGTAATGTTGCCTACCTGTGCAGGCTGGGTAAGGCTGGCAGGAGTGACAGTCTGATTCACCATTGCTCCAGCTGGCCCTTGGGCTCCTGAGAATACCTTTAAGTCACTTGAGgctaaaacaagaagaaaacaaatcattacaGAGGGAAATACTTCAACACACGTTTTCAGGGTCCTGCTGTTTTGCATTATTAACGGTTAATTATGTCTAACCTGTAGCAGGAGTTTTGACGAGCACTGAGGGAAGCTGAGCAGGTGTACCGGCGCTGGCTGATGATGTTATCACCACTTTGTCGACAGGCACGTCTTGCTGGGAGCTGAACTGACTGGTTGCTtgaggcagaggcagaggcTGAGCAGACTGCTTGGACTGCAGCAGGATGTTCTGCTGGACCTGAAAAAACATCAGGACAGTCTAATCAAACATTGTTGTTCACAAGAAATTCTAAATCATAGAGGTTTCCTGAAGCCTACTGATTTGTACTGATAAGCTGATTACCGATCCAATCACCAGCTGTTACAAAagtgtgaaagaaaacaaaagtatgAGTATACTCACCTATTGCCAGTGATAATATATGAAATGATTTTTCCCCTATTTCCAATGTATTGaacttattattttaaaaaaactctgTTGAATTGTGGGAAAATTTtacaaccacacacatgcatcacaGGTATTACATTCTACAACAGTTTGTATCAGATAAAAAACACTACACTATTAATGTTGTATTGAATGCTGCAAACCAGCTCATATGTTTACAGCACACATTTACTGGCAGCTTACAGAGATTTGTCAACTGCTGAACCACAACAGGGTAAAAAAAGTTGCATGTGAAGATTGCTTCACTGGCAAAATCCATAACAAGTTTTCATTAAGGACAGTTTATGGTGAACTGGGACACAATACCTGGTGCAGCTTCTCCAGCAGCTGTTTCTGCTGAGGTGAGGGTTGGGTGATGGCTGACAGGGTCTGAATTTGCGCTCCTACTAATTGCAggtggtgctgctgctctgctgacagGCCCTGGATGGGAACCTGGGTTTTCACTACAGCACTGGCAGAAGTGCTGACAGGAGGAGCAGTGAACTGGTGCTGTACAGGTGGTGCAGGAGGAGGCTTGGGTGACTGTGACATAGGAGGTTGTTCTTGTTGGTAGGGCGCCGGCTGAGAAGCCGGCCGTGGCTGAGACTGAAGCTGAACTTGAATGTGTGCCTGTTGGGGCTGCGTCTGCTGTGGCTGACCTTGCGGAGTTGGTTGGGGGGACTCTGCAATTTGGTTATGGACAATAAAGAGCGGAGGGTGAGATGAAGGTGTGCATGAGCGGGAGGGAGTTTGAGACTGCGGCTGAGGCTGAGAGGGAGGACGCGACTGCTGTTGATGGTGTGGCGACTGGATCTGCTGGCTCAGAGTAAGAGGAGACTGGGAAGGCTGGGGGCTGTCTGCCACCGGGGGCGCTGTGGCGTGACTGGTCAAGGCCGGTGAGGGGGACATGCCCTGGATCTTCAGGGGCTGCTGATGTCCACTGGAGGGTACCTGAGGAAGTGGAATCAAAATACTTATATGCTGATTTGATTCAGGGATGCAAACAGTATTTTAACACAGTAGAAAAAATCGGGACATCAAGCACAAAAATCATATAGACTAAAAATTCTGCATGCAGACAGTATATAGTAAATATGATTCTGGTGCAAGGTTTAAGATTTGACACTAGATACAAAGTAGAGCTGGGCGACATGGCTATATCACAATCTTAATTTTGCTAATATCAATATTTATCATGATATGGCAAATGTATGCAAGACTAAATGTTATgtgtaatgtatgtatatgttagTGTTTAATCACAATTCTCTTGGCATTGTTAATTGCATGATATAATCATATCATAACAATACAATTCCACTGAAAATCGATATATGATAATACTGAATTATCGCCCAACCCCAATAAAAATCTACAACAACACTAAACtgtacaaaagcaaaaaaaaagtattagaCTTGAAAATCTAGTAgttgcttaagtaaaagtagaagaAGCCCAATGATTTTCTCTAGTGCTTGAGGAgaattacacataaaaaaagggAGCAATGATCATTTGGCgagctaaaaagaaaacagttgacAAAAGCAAGAAGTCAAGATCTGCGGATCTGTGATTGTAAAGTAGAAGGTGATCTAAAAACTTCAGGTACggggagggggtggaggagggggggggggtcagcaGAGCATGTAACTTTGATTTGGGGTCGTTACACTGGTCAGACTAGGGGTTAAAAGGGGGTAGTGGCACATTAAGAGTCTAAATGAGGAGTGCAGGGTTGTGAGGTGTGGATTGATTGATCAGTCCTTGGTCAGTAATGCAGCAGATGAAGGTGAGCTGACTGAATTTGATAACAGTGTTAGTAAAGAGGTCAATAAATTGCACTTGGCACCTTGGTAGTTCTTCTATTAAGCATGAGCATGGTTTTATTTGTTACTATATACATAGAATGGATGAAAAACATACCAAGTTAGTTTAAAAATTAACTTTAGTTAGACAAAGGAAGAACTGGCATTTGATTAACAATGCCAAATTATATGAGGTGCATACAGCTAAATATTAAAATAGCGCAATGGTTGACACTCAATTCATATGGATAAGTGCAATGATCATGCCTTTACCTATCACAAAGCAATGTTAGAAACACACAGAAGCTGCAAGCAAATGAGTAATTTTTGCGCTTGGGAATTGCATAGCAACCGTGAAAGCGATGGAAGCAATGACTAATGCAGAAGAGGACTACAGAGCAGTGATGGGGAAAGGTTAGGTACCCTAACGTTgtggcggcagcagcagcagcaacaagtgGGTGGGGCTTAACATAAAGGGGCATTTCTACCTGCTTTACCACTGCTGTCATGTGGGAGAGGCCAGGGGAAGAGCTGTGGCTCTGACCCACCCAAGAGTCAGTTAATTGGCTGTCATGGACAGCGGGGGCTGGAGTAGtgatgttgttgctgctgaCGATTACAGACGCTGGTACGCCCACAGAGGGGGTTGACTCATTCTCTGTTTGGTGGTGCTGCTCCTGATAGGAGTACATTTACCATTTCAGGAcgaggaagggaaggaggaggaggattggAGGAGAGGGGGAGTAAAATAGTAAACCAAAAAGGTCAGACCATGATATCACTCCGTGCatgttatttatgtgttttaagaCAATGTTAACTGTACACAATTAAAGCGAACATGCAAGAGTGGAACACTGACCTGTTGCAGAAACATCTGCAGAGACTCCTGGCTCAGGATCATGCTTGAGTTGGTGAACAATAACCTCCCTGGACTGTGTTGAGCCTGAGGGGGGACCAGCCCCACTGCTGTcacagaggaagaggtggaCACAGACATGGACGGAGAAGAGGAGGGTACTGTGGTAGCCGTGGA is a window from the Thunnus thynnus chromosome 7, fThuThy2.1, whole genome shotgun sequence genome containing:
- the bicra gene encoding BRD4-interacting chromatin-remodeling complex-associated protein isoform X3, with amino-acid sequence MDDEDGRCLLDVICDPEALNDFLHGSETHGHVPEVQPAVQLSANEPAGLPRVSVDLDFLEDDDILGGSPGGEGGSNGIGTNHEPCDILQQSLAEANITEQSLQEAEAELDLGSFGIPGLTQVVQTLPDPSLSGAGGAAVGVGIGVGGAAAIFPGSAQSNTATPPNATADMLGSVLAQQGLQLQPQVMNKAISVQPFMQPVGLGNVTLQPISSLQPLPNGSQSGHLGIGQIQVVGQPTVMTINQSGQPILAKAMGGYQLHQSGPEVSGAGSQAGLGGSGGGLLIQGNKATLGSPALNGPAVCVSSTNSSSGGTMTAPAGLVGFGSSPLSSGIGPQSQTQGQIMQNVIIQRTPTPIQPKPPQGGAIQPKLFKQQQQPQQPQPAPQPLQNDAHKALGLQQLPVSAAQNVAFLTGKPGSNVVLSTQATTQGPQFQQTLFKQQAAQPSGKPLSVHLLNQSGSIVIPSQTVLQGQNHQFLLPPLQAGGQILTQHPGGHIITSQGPGGQLIANQILTANQNINLGQVLTSQGHPGAAHILSGPIQLQPGQMGTPTLFQMPVSLAQSQSQTQTHTVSGHAQTVIQGMPIQNSLTMLSQVEGLSPAVSLQPALQPQPGGVPSSSSTGAATMAQGQPGECVTVLGSSTDQAAHPTQQHVPQSSILAMQPTSSVSTATTVPSSSPSMSVSTSSSVTAVGLVPPQAQHSPGRLLFTNSSMILSQESLQMFLQQEQHHQTENESTPSVGVPASVIVSSNNITTPAPAVHDSQLTDSWVGQSHSSSPGLSHMTAVVKQVPSSGHQQPLKIQGMSPSPALTSHATAPPVADSPQPSQSPLTLSQQIQSPHHQQQSRPPSQPQPQSQTPSRSCTPSSHPPLFIVHNQIAESPQPTPQGQPQQTQPQQAHIQVQLQSQPRPASQPAPYQQEQPPMSQSPKPPPAPPVQHQFTAPPVSTSASAVVKTQVPIQGLSAEQQHHLQLVGAQIQTLSAITQPSPQQKQLLEKLHQVQQNILLQSKQSAQPLPLPQATSQFSSQQDVPVDKVVITSSASAGTPAQLPSVLVKTPATASSDLKVFSGAQGPAGAMVNQTVTPASLTQPAQVQPKPGVISSVGGMTLGKGGMQIQVLGTSLTQMPAPQPPAPVQTQTTMKMPFSAEPSKEARMLEQLRKQQGSVLHPNYSAPFHSVEDTLHRLLPYHLYQGTANSSQDYQRVDDEFERVSCQLLKRTQAMLDKYRYLLFTESKQRMGPSAEMVMIDRMFIQEEKIALSQDRILAKERPEEFMANARMLESVISSQQKSPSAEPTSVTGGVAAAAAAAPAGPAPEPAAPAPAPLPNVTPNPPTTPTPAPAPPPPAAPSTTPFPPTKLVIKQGGGGASVSWSSSCPTPPAAATRLVAEPISQSSSTFSRTPAASSSLSSSSSSFNSQVADDDDALPQRTSKPPIKTYEARRRIGLKLKIKQDQTGFSKVVHNTALDPVHTPQPQQSSQSISQTQPEATVPHPKSYPLSTPPTSVIRTQSPICTASSSSSVTTATTQSNPPLRGNVPPSAAPSSSTSSSHTWSSSTSFSSSSSSSSSSTQMNGTLDHHDAGGVKHNPASTATPSQTTCRLPLRKTYRENISPRVRPGVPGGGDESVSYPRPTLSPPRHEGSSSPSERTVIASVKVEKRGREALHPHTGSSHETCRLGSAVQGLDDVDEVFNHGIKTTQHHHLPQLMDREGAKGRGEEHTDQETDVSKYKRAKGKNRQRAAGTFRMDQHAPGPPSPESSLTRDSLLPAKRCKSDSPDMDNASFSSSSPPDDSLKEHLQCAIDSILNLQQEPSARGHIKGGNSRPHQHQSQRPGGSAASSHRPSVPSSSSASSSSSLAQHPQVGGRGHNGSLVPQTQSR
- the bicra gene encoding BRD4-interacting chromatin-remodeling complex-associated protein isoform X1; this translates as MDDEDGRCLLDVICDPEALNDFLHGSETHLDTDDLLDGSSDPSSSFFSTTGGHVPEVQPAVQLSANEPAGLPRVSVDLDFLEDDDILGGSPGGEGGSNGIGTNHEPCDILQQSLAEANITEQSLQEAEAELDLGSFGIPGLTQVVQTLPDPSLSGAGGAAVGVGIGVGGAAAIFPGSAQSNTATPPNATADMLGSVLAQQGLQLQPQVMNKAISVQPFMQPVGLGNVTLQPISSLQPLPNGSQSGHLGIGQIQVVGQPTVMTINQSGQPILAKAMGGYQLHQSGPEVSGAGSQAGLGGSGGGLLIQGNKATLGSPALNGPAVCVSSTNSSSGGTMTAPAGLVGFGSSPLSSGIGPQSQTQGQIMQNVIIQRTPTPIQPKPPQGGAIQPKLFKQQQQPQQPQPAPQPLQNDAHKALGLQQLPVSAAQNVAFLTGKPGSNVVLSTQATTQGPQFQQTLFKQQAAQPSGKPLSVHLLNQSGSIVIPSQTVLQGQNHQFLLPPLQAGGQILTQHPGGHIITSQGPGGQLIANQILTANQNINLGQVLTSQGHPGAAHILSGPIQLQPGQMGTPTLFQMPVSLAQSQSQTQTHTVSGHAQTVIQGMPIQNSLTMLSQVEGLSPAVSLQPALQPQPGGVPSSSSTGAATMAQGQPGECVTVLGSSTDQAAHPTQQHVPQSSILAMQPTSSVSTATTVPSSSPSMSVSTSSSVTAVGLVPPQAQHSPGRLLFTNSSMILSQESLQMFLQQEQHHQTENESTPSVGVPASVIVSSNNITTPAPAVHDSQLTDSWVGQSHSSSPGLSHMTAVVKQVPSSGHQQPLKIQGMSPSPALTSHATAPPVADSPQPSQSPLTLSQQIQSPHHQQQSRPPSQPQPQSQTPSRSCTPSSHPPLFIVHNQIAESPQPTPQGQPQQTQPQQAHIQVQLQSQPRPASQPAPYQQEQPPMSQSPKPPPAPPVQHQFTAPPVSTSASAVVKTQVPIQGLSAEQQHHLQLVGAQIQTLSAITQPSPQQKQLLEKLHQVQQNILLQSKQSAQPLPLPQATSQFSSQQDVPVDKVVITSSASAGTPAQLPSVLVKTPATASSDLKVFSGAQGPAGAMVNQTVTPASLTQPAQVQPKPGVISSVGGMTLGKGGMQIQVLGTSLTQMPAPQPPAPVQTQTTMKMPFSAEPSKEARMLEQLRKQQGSVLHPNYSAPFHSVEDTLHRLLPYHLYQGTANSSQDYQRVDDEFERVSCQLLKRTQAMLDKYRYLLFTESKQRMGPSAEMVMIDRMFIQEEKIALSQDRILAKERPEEFMANARMLESVISSQQKSPSAEPTSVTGGVAAAAAAAPAGPAPEPAAPAPAPLPNVTPNPPTTPTPAPAPPPPAAPSTTPFPPTKLVIKQGGGGASVSWSSSCPTPPAAATRLVAEPISQSSSTFSRTPAASSSLSSSSSSFNSQVADDDDALPQRTSKPPIKTYEARRRIGLKLKIKQDQTGFSKVVHNTALDPVHTPQPQQSSQSISQTQPEATVPHPKSYPLSTPPTSVIRTQSPICTASSSSSVTTATTQSNPPLRGNVPPSAAPSSSTSSSHTWSSSTSFSSSSSSSSSSTQMNGTLDHHDAGGVKHNPASTATPSQTTCRLPLRKTYRENISPRVRPGVPGGGDESVSYPRPTLSPPRHEGSSSPSERTVIASVKVEKRGREALHPHTGSSHETCRLGSAVQGLDDVDEVFNHGIKTTQHHHLPQLMDREGAKGRGEEHTDQETDVSKYKRAKGKNRQRAAGTFRMDQHAPGPPSPESSLTRDSLLPAKRCKSDSPDMDNASFSSSSPPDDSLKEHLQCAIDSILNLQQEPSARGHIKGGNSRPHQHQSQRPGGSAASSHRPSVPSSSSASSSSSLAQHPQVGGRGHNGSLVPQTQSR
- the bicra gene encoding BRD4-interacting chromatin-remodeling complex-associated protein isoform X4; this translates as MDDEDGRCLLDVICDPEALNDFLHGSETHLDTDDLLDGSSDPSSSFFSTTGGHVPEVQPAVQLSANEPAGLPRVSVDLDFLEDDDILGGSPGGEGGSNGIGTNHEPCDILQQSLAEANITEQSLQEAEAELDLGSFGIPGLTQVVQTLPDPSLSGAGGAAVGVGIGVGGAAAIFPGSAQSNTATPPNATADMLGSVLAQQGLQLQPQVMNKAISVQPFMQPVGLGNVTLQPISSLQPLPNGSQSGHLGIGQIQVVGQPTVMTINQSGQPILAKAMGGYQLHQSGPEVSGAGSQAGLGGSGGGLLIQGNKATLGSPALNGPAVCVSSTNSSSGGTMTAPAGLVGFGSSPLSSGIGPQSQTQGQIMQNVIIQRTPTPIQPKPPQGGAIQPKLFKQQQQPQQPQPAPQPLQNDAHKALGLQQLPVSAAQNVAFLTGKPGSNVVLSTQATTQGPQFQQTLFKQQAAQPSGKPLSVHLLNQSGSIVIPSQTVLQGQNHQFLLPPLQAGGQILTQHPGGHIITSQGPGGQLIANQILTANQNINLGQVLTSQGHPGAAHILSGPIQLQPGQMGTPTLFQMPVSLAQSQSQTQTHTVSGHAQTVIQGMPIQNSLTMLSQVEGLSPAVSLQPALQPQPGGVPSSSSTGAATMAQGQPGECVTVLGSSTDQAAHPTQQHVPQSSILAMQPTSSVSTATTVPSSSPSMSVSTSSSVTAVGLVPPQAQHSPGRLLFTNSSMILSQESLQMFLQQVPSSGHQQPLKIQGMSPSPALTSHATAPPVADSPQPSQSPLTLSQQIQSPHHQQQSRPPSQPQPQSQTPSRSCTPSSHPPLFIVHNQIAESPQPTPQGQPQQTQPQQAHIQVQLQSQPRPASQPAPYQQEQPPMSQSPKPPPAPPVQHQFTAPPVSTSASAVVKTQVPIQGLSAEQQHHLQLVGAQIQTLSAITQPSPQQKQLLEKLHQVQQNILLQSKQSAQPLPLPQATSQFSSQQDVPVDKVVITSSASAGTPAQLPSVLVKTPATASSDLKVFSGAQGPAGAMVNQTVTPASLTQPAQVQPKPGVISSVGGMTLGKGGMQIQVLGTSLTQMPAPQPPAPVQTQTTMKMPFSAEPSKEARMLEQLRKQQGSVLHPNYSAPFHSVEDTLHRLLPYHLYQGTANSSQDYQRVDDEFERVSCQLLKRTQAMLDKYRYLLFTESKQRMGPSAEMVMIDRMFIQEEKIALSQDRILAKERPEEFMANARMLESVISSQQKSPSAEPTSVTGGVAAAAAAAPAGPAPEPAAPAPAPLPNVTPNPPTTPTPAPAPPPPAAPSTTPFPPTKLVIKQGGGGASVSWSSSCPTPPAAATRLVAEPISQSSSTFSRTPAASSSLSSSSSSFNSQVADDDDALPQRTSKPPIKTYEARRRIGLKLKIKQDQTGFSKVVHNTALDPVHTPQPQQSSQSISQTQPEATVPHPKSYPLSTPPTSVIRTQSPICTASSSSSVTTATTQSNPPLRGNVPPSAAPSSSTSSSHTWSSSTSFSSSSSSSSSSTQMNGTLDHHDAGGVKHNPASTATPSQTTCRLPLRKTYRENISPRVRPGVPGGGDESVSYPRPTLSPPRHEGSSSPSERTVIASVKVEKRGREALHPHTGSSHETCRLGSAVQGLDDVDEVFNHGIKTTQHHHLPQLMDREGAKGRGEEHTDQETDVSKYKRAKGKNRQRAAGTFRMDQHAPGPPSPESSLTRDSLLPAKRCKSDSPDMDNASFSSSSPPDDSLKEHLQCAIDSILNLQQEPSARGHIKGGNSRPHQHQSQRPGGSAASSHRPSVPSSSSASSSSSLAQHPQVGGRGHNGSLVPQTQSR
- the bicra gene encoding BRD4-interacting chromatin-remodeling complex-associated protein isoform X2, whose translation is MDDEDGRCLLDVICDPEALNDFLHGSETHLDTDDLLDGSSDPSSSFFSTTGGHVPEVQPAVQLSANEPAGLPRVSVDLDFLEDDDILGGSPGGEGGSNGIGTNHEPCDILQQSLAEANITEQSLQEAEAELDLGSFGIPGLTQVVQTLPDPSLSGAGGAAVGVGIGVGGAAAIFPGSAQSNTATPPNATADMLGSVLAQQGLQLQPQVMNKAISVQPFMQPVGLGNVTLQPISSLQPLPNGSQSGHLGIGQIQVVGQPTVMTINQSGQPILAKAMGGYQLHQSGPEVSGAGSQAGLGGSGGGLLIQGNKATLGSPALNGPAVCVSSTNSSSGGTMTAPAGLVGFGSSPLSSGIGPQSQTQGQIMQNVIIQRTPTPIQPKPPQGGAIQPKLFKQQQQPQQPQPAPQPLQNDAHKALGLQQLPVSAAQNVAFLTGKPGSNVVLSTQATTQGPQFQQTLFKQQAAQPSGKPLSVHLLNQSGSIVIPSQTVLQGQNHQFLLPPLQAGGQILTQHPGGHIITSQGPGGQLIANQILTANQNINLGQVLTSQGHPGAAHILSGPIQLQPGQMGTPTLFQMPVSLAQSQSQTQTHTVSGHAQTVIQGMPIQNSLTMLSQVEGLSPAVSLQPALQPQPGGVPSSSSTGAATMAQGQPGECVTVLGSSTDQAAHPTQQHVPQSSILAMQPTSSVSTATTVPSSSPSMSVSTSSSVTAVGLVPPQAQHSPGRLLFTNSSMILSQESLQMFLQQEQHHQTENESTPSVGVPASVIVSSNNITTPAPAVHDSQLTDSWVGQSHSSSPGLSHMTAVVKQVPSSGHQQPLKIQGMSPSPALTSHATAPPVADSPQPSQSPLTLSQQIQSPHHQQQSRPPSQPQPQSQTPSRSCTPSSHPPLFIVHNQIAESPQPTPQGQPQQTQPQQAHIQVQLQSQPRPASQPAPYQQEQPPMSQSPKPPPAPPVQHQFTAPPVSTSASAVVKTQVPIQGLSAEQQHHLQLVGAQIQTLSAITQPSPQQKQLLEKLHQVQQNILLQSKQSAQPLPLPQATSQFSSQQDVPVDKVVITSSASAGTPAQLPSVLVKTPATASSDLKVFSGAQGPAGAMVNQTVTPASLTQPAQVQPKPGVISSVGGMTLGKGGMQIQVLGTSLTQMPAPQPPAPVQTQTTMKMPFSAEPSKEARMLEQLRKQQGSVLHPNYSAPFHSVEDTLHRLLPYHLYQGTANSSQDYQRVDDEFERVSCQLLKRTQAMLDKYRYLLFTESKRMGPSAEMVMIDRMFIQEEKIALSQDRILAKERPEEFMANARMLESVISSQQKSPSAEPTSVTGGVAAAAAAAPAGPAPEPAAPAPAPLPNVTPNPPTTPTPAPAPPPPAAPSTTPFPPTKLVIKQGGGGASVSWSSSCPTPPAAATRLVAEPISQSSSTFSRTPAASSSLSSSSSSFNSQVADDDDALPQRTSKPPIKTYEARRRIGLKLKIKQDQTGFSKVVHNTALDPVHTPQPQQSSQSISQTQPEATVPHPKSYPLSTPPTSVIRTQSPICTASSSSSVTTATTQSNPPLRGNVPPSAAPSSSTSSSHTWSSSTSFSSSSSSSSSSTQMNGTLDHHDAGGVKHNPASTATPSQTTCRLPLRKTYRENISPRVRPGVPGGGDESVSYPRPTLSPPRHEGSSSPSERTVIASVKVEKRGREALHPHTGSSHETCRLGSAVQGLDDVDEVFNHGIKTTQHHHLPQLMDREGAKGRGEEHTDQETDVSKYKRAKGKNRQRAAGTFRMDQHAPGPPSPESSLTRDSLLPAKRCKSDSPDMDNASFSSSSPPDDSLKEHLQCAIDSILNLQQEPSARGHIKGGNSRPHQHQSQRPGGSAASSHRPSVPSSSSASSSSSLAQHPQVGGRGHNGSLVPQTQSR